Genomic segment of Denticeps clupeoides chromosome 13, fDenClu1.1, whole genome shotgun sequence:
ctccacgtgcctgtatgacctccctacaacgcctggacatgctcctgatgaggtgggcTGCCTGAGGgttctcctcccagacctggactaaagcatccaccaactcctggacagtccgtggtgcaacgtggcattggtggatggagcgagacatgatgtcccagatgtgctagATTGGATTAATGTCTGGGTAACAGGCGGGCCAGTACATAGCATCAATGCTTTTGCCAATTTTCTTGCCTTGCagaccttcttgccacagctcgcttcgatgtgccatcctggatgagttgcactacctgagccacttgtgtgaaAAGtgccaaatgtaaatgatttcacagaagtgtgactgacttggagttGTTTAAGTGTCCCCTTTATTTTTGTGGAGTAGTGTATATAAAACTCTAGCCAACCACAAATGCCAACCCCCCTGTATGGTCCCTGTATGTCATTCCTCACTATAGCTAGATACCTAGAAACAATGCAAGGTTAATAACTGCACAGTTTTGCATGCAAAAATGCTCCCCacgagcaagaaaaaaaaacttggtgTAAGCATGTTAAGTTTTGATTTGTGCTCATCCTGCAGCCTCAGCAGGACACCCAGATGGGGTgggtggggcagtggcggcgtagcggttaaggaagcatccccgtaatcagaaggttgtcggttcgaatcccgagccgccaaaatgctactgaggtgccactgagcaaagtatcgtccccacacactgctccccgggtgcctgtcatggctgcccattgctcactcagggtgatgggttaaatgcagaggacaaatttcactgtgtgacaatcacttcaattttttttttaagatacaAACCTGCAACCCAGTGTTCAGTGTAAAAATCCCTAAACAAAACTGTAGTTTAATGCCTTGGTTATGACCTTTGCTTGGTGTTGATTATAATAAACAGCCCGACCCTTCTGGGAAGCAGCTTATTGTAATTAGTGCGACAAAACGGAGCTCTCCAGAGGGCACCGTGATGGCTTAAACTGGCGTTCGAGGCCCCAAAAGTAGCAGACCTTCACATGGCACTGCAGGGACATTTCTATGGACATTACCAGGGGATTGGGGGAAAGAGTTAAGCTGCATTTAAAGAGTGTTTGATTACATTCGAAGAGCTGATAGAACCAACATTTCCTCTATCAGGACGCACGCTAGTTGGCCCTGCTGGACTAATACAGGAGATCTGTGCAAACAAATGGACCAACAGACTAAACATCAAAGAGCACAACAGTAAATGGCACATGATGCATGTGTGCATAAAATCAACAGGGTCATCTAACCCTAACACTACCAATTACTACAAGAAATTAGCCAAAGGCTATTAATTACAGCACCATTCACAACTGTTGGAATGTAttctaaaaacaacattttatcaACATTATTATGGATGGAATTATAACTTCACAATGAAatagtaacattaaaataatatgtgtTTTACATAGTGCACCCTAGATGCTTTCTTTCTAACCCCGTAACATGTTTAGGTCGCAGTTTTGTGCAATGAtcacactgaccaatcagatgaTGCCATGCAGTGGAACAGTGGTCATATGTGGCAAATTGTTCTCTTAATTCATTTTATCTAACAATGTGGGAATATTATTAAAAACGATGAAATCTGATGACCAGATGCTGGCAACCActaacaataaaatatttgttaaaaatattatttagcGTGTAGGTTATGTCTTCGGTGTTTACCAATGCACTGTAATTTCCTGACTACTTGGAGAACGCTTGAACAATTTCCTCCACGAGATACCAGCTTTATTATCTAAGACGGGGTACGTTCTGAATTCTGGAACGTTCCTTTCATGTGTGCTTTAGCAAAACAGTTACAGatgcatcatgtcatgtaatcGCCCGGCAACATGAACATCCCTCAGATGTTAGGAACGAGGAGCCGCCCATTAAAGAGTACACAGAGAAGGCAGCCCTAACCGCACATTCATCCGGGCTAATAGCCCAACTGAGGGAGTTCATGCAGCAGCTCTCCAGTCTGGAGGGtgaagggagaggaggaggtataaaaaaaaaaaaaaaaaaaaacggtctgACATTCTTGGCAGGCCTTGGAGGAATGCGCCTGGATTGAAAAAAACGATTTCGTTTCTGAAGCGAGCCCACGCCACGGTTTAAAAAGCTCccctaaaaaaaatgctgagccAGAAACGGACTATCAACCAGTCGATTAAAAACCTCAagggagaggggggaaaaaaaaaaataattaaggtGACTGGACAAAGAATTTAATTAAGCATTGGTGTAATGGCTATTTTACTTCCCAAAGCTTCAGGTAAAACAATGAAAGAGGAAATCAATATTTTACAAGAACAGTTCTtatgttttctttctttggAATATTTGCAGATCACCTCTACACAATCTAAAGAATTTCAGGTCTTGACAAGTTGACATTCTGTACCCGAACAAGAACGTCCGGAGATATCGGTGATATCATCACATCACAAATCTCAAattgcgcgcacacacacacacacacacacaaaaaaaaaaagagtgcatGTGGACATTACATGCAATTAATTAGCTAATAATTTAATGAACAGATCTTTTACCCATGACTCCTGATATCAAACCtgaaaaaacatttgcatgcaCGGCCCCGAGTAACCGTACGTAacccgagacacagcgaggaTACACAAGGATCCAGATCCTTCTTACATGACGTCAGGTTCTGGCCTGGAAACCTGGCCGCTTCAGCCGGTAACTACGCGGAGGACATTCTCCACTCAAAAAACGAagctcggcggcggcggcgatgcTGATCACTATTAAAGCTGCTTGTTTCGTGCCACGCCGTGCTTCTGCAGGATAAGCCACGGCGGGTCTGCTGACGAGGGCCTCCGGGGCCCTGAAGGGTGACGCCGCGGAGGGAGAGCCGTGCGGTCGATGGTGGAGCAGATCCTGTCGCAACACAGCCAGAAAACAGCTGCCAGTTGGGGTTCTAGGTGGGAGTAACCCAAGCCATTAAATGAGAACAAGGGTGTCCATAAGCGGCCTGCCCTTCAAGGGTGTCTGGTCACCGCGGGGTCACCACGGATTCAGTAACCCACGTTGGTGTACTACACAGACGTAGTGACAGGGGACAGTGTGCCTGGTCTCCATCATATGATTACATGTCGATTGAATGTGCATATAGGTGATGAGCAGATGGGAGGTGATGGACAGTTTCAGGACGGGCATCTAGTTACTTCAGACGCCCAAGTATTAAGGGGAATTAATTTATTACCTGATAAGGCGGCGGCGGCTCCTGGTCTGGATCCGTGCCGTCCCCGAAGCTGGCTCTGTCCGACTGTGACTCATGAAGCAGCGAGATATCGTCCGACGTGGGGGATTTGAGACAGTTTCCCATCTCCTCTTCAGCTCCCCTCCCCCTCCAAAATAAAGCGATATTCTGGAACAGGTCTCGAGGCGGGACTCCCCTTCTTCACCCCGCAGACGAGCTCCGAGGGAACTAGCGGCCGCGCATCGCGCAGgaggaacaacaacaacaacaaaccaTCTCGACACAAAGAGCCGAGGCGAGCCGAGCGGaaccgagccgagccgagcggAGCCGAGgcgcggcagcagcagcagacgctGCCGCCGCCGTCTTCCGCAAACAAACTCTCCTTCGCGCTACCGCGTCGCCTTTCCGCGTCTACCGCGCCGACATGCCTTCCCCATCCGTGGACTGCTCTCTCCCCGCCTCCGACAAGGGACTTTTCCTCGCATTAATGGAGCCTCACGCACAGCGGAGGCAGCTGCGCCAGAGCCCGCCCCCCTCGTCGACGCGAGCCAATCAGATCGGACCTTTCGACGCGATCTCCGGCGGTGGCGTTTTGGGGCTACGCGGTCTACACGCcgaatttattgattttttttttattccggcCGATCAGAGAGATGAGCAACTGATATGCCAACATTTGTGTAACATTTGTCGATATAAAACACGTTTGTTTTTCGCAACAAAACATTGCGTGGTAaatttaagttaagcttttcggGTCGTATGGTGCTTTTCTTCTTATAATTCTTGGTACCGAGAGTAATTCCGGCATTTCTCGTGGTCAACAAACCACACAAAGAGGCCGTTTCTTTGTGTTTGCCAACACAGCGGCCTAGCTGGTTAAAACGCCTGCCAGTCCACGCTGCACATGCGCAGTAGATCAGGACACTACGTCATCGCATGCCTGTTCAGACGGAGCACGTACGCTAAGTGGGGGAGATTATTCCCCTGCGTCTGTGGGCCAGCCGAGGAAATTGTCTAGCCCTAGACAGTTAGGTCACGTAAAGTTAGAGCTGTCTGTAGTCTGTGTAGAATATTTCAAAACAACGCCATTAAGTAACACATGAAAGGGACAAATAACACAATaagaattattatattatattaattattataacaGCATATAATAAACACAATGATCATAATAATAACACTTCAATAACCACATTACAGAAATGATGGTGAAAAAGAATGTATGCTACATGATATGATTAATCTTTCAGTTCTCCTAAGCACGTAATGAGAGTAGTGCTTATGCTTTCAGTTTTGTTGATTTATTAGCaccaaaataaattaatcaagtGATAGTTGtttccattatttattttttacattacaaaacaaacatttagtgtGTACAGGAGTGTCAGTCTGTACCATAGCCATGCACCAAATTACACAAAATCATTCACGCTCAGCTGTTAAACTAATAATTAACTTCAAGGCAAATTCTGCATTGTGACCCCTTTTTAACAGGAACTCTATGTGGGACAGTATTAGGTTAATAATTACTAAGAGTTGCAATTGTGGATTTCCCACAACATTGCTAACATACTCAGCACTCCTCACAACATGTCAGTCAATTTGAGGATATATGAGGTGTCAGCATGAGTGACCGGTCTGGCCCAGATGGACTTTGCATGATGTAAATCCTAGAATGTCAGTAGACTGAGACTAAGTTCAAATAAACCACACAGCCCCTGGTGGTTGACAATGATCCATAAATAAGAATGGAAAGAATGGGTGTCTGAAAGagtaaagataataaaaaaatgtataataatctAACATTTTCTGTACTCCACTGCAACATAATCAATTTTTCACCTATGAATTTACACCAGAATCAATATCACCTCAAAAACCACTTCAGTTCTCTAATTGAATAAGTTCTAATTTGTGATGACCTCAAATGAATCATGGGGCTGTCCCACACTAAATGAACCAGTCATTCTTGCACACTCTTGTGTGCACTGCGAGTGACAGCAACATTCTTTAAATAGAAGAGATTTAAACATTACATATAACAATTATATAACACATAAAAAAGATCAAGTTCTAGTCAATAAAGTTCTAGTTCATACTCCAGACAGACAAGCTGCTGCTTTGACCGAGTGGCAAACTAaaagaaatacacaaataaatgtaattccCACAACAAGAAAATCCTGCATAACAGGATTAGCCATAATCCTCTTAAATTTGCAcaaatactttaaataaaaaccatGTTTCTTACAGAAGGGATGTCAAATGCTACATTGGCCATGAAGAAAGTACATTAACTGAATCCAgaggggcaaaaaaaagaaatcaaccCTGTACTGGGAAACTCACAAGGTCGAAGTTTAAGGCTCTAGTGGCTATCATTGCTTCACAGCCTGACCTTCCTGCACATGCCTGACAGATGTGTTGTTTTGTGATCAAGTACTGTCTGGATAATGTTCATGCAAAGGGTAAGGAAGGAGTCTGCCTTTCTAAAAGACACAATCAATTGTCCACTTGTAACAGGACAATCTCAGAATGGTGCCGTCACAGCCATTAAACACTCAAAGGTGATGAAGAAAGACTCCTGTATCAGTTACTTTTTTATGATCTAGACTCTAgaccaaaacatgaaaatctAGTATTAACAAAGAGACAAAATAGAGGTTTGTAGGGAAGAGAGACGGTTTTAAAGATCTTCCTatgagacaaaaacaaaacaaatctaCATAATTTGGGGGAAGGAGTGCTCCCTGGTTGAAAAAGAAGTGATGTGGACATATGGAGCTAAGCCTGGtcctgccttcctctccttcaGTTCGATTCAAATATTAACCTGTCAAAGTCCTATCTGTTCCTGTGTTTAAGCTTCACGTCtctatgttttattcatgcattatgtgtgtgtgtttgattagaGGTGGTGTCTAGGAGTTCCCTCGCGAGACTGGTCAAAGTGCCTCAGGCCAGTAGTCCAGTAGCCTGGGTTGAGGGACCTCTGCCAAGGCCACTATAGGTTTGAGGGTGAACAATGTTGTTCCCCATTCTCACCCATTGCAACCTTGGCTTTGTGCAAAGCAGCTTGGATTCGAAAGTGTGTCCTGGACTCCATGGAGTAGTTCTTGTAGTTCTGCCTGTGGGATAAATACATTACGAAATTGAAGAAAGAGACATGGATGTAATGGTAGACATACTGAGAGGTGTCCTCACTCACTTGGCGGCCTCTAGCAGTTTGATGGCCTCGTCGGTCCTGCCCTGCTCCAAACACAACAAGCCGTGCTCCAGCAGAGCATTTGGCACCACGTAGTGGTCATATTTGATCTGTGCTTCACTGTGGATTTAGAAGAGAGGCAGCCACTGAAGCCAAACTGAAAGCCTTACACTGGAGTCATGCTGCCTGCTACAAACCAGTTGCCCGGTGACAGGCCACAGAATCAACCAATGAAATGAAAGCGCTGGTGTTACATTATTTGCTAACGAGACATTTTAATGGATCCCTTGCAGATAATCCGTAACACATTAATCCTAATCCTACTCTATTGATAATCGTATTCATTCAGAATTAACACTGTATACGCACTGTGCTTTGTAAATGGAAAACACTCCTATCAACTAAACTATATATACAGTTAGGCATCAAAACTGTTGAAGCCCCAAACACGtgactttcattttatttagagTTTCAAACCTAGACATTCTAGTCTGTCCTTCACTTCTGTCATTAGTCCTGACTgctttacatttccattttttacatttgtacatttaaatttttacattttaaaaccacaatacccacacaaagaaatacacacattaatatatttcagcagcacgcCATGATGACGGAGCTAAAATCTCATTCAGCAGAGTAATAGCACCACCTTCTGTTGGTAGGCTGCACTTACTTGCATAGGACGAGGGTGAAGTAGTGCTCAGCCTCCTCCTGATGGCCAAGGTGTTTGAGACAGAGTCCCTTCAGCAAACTGACCACGCACTGGTCATCTATGGTGAACTCTGTCCCTGCAGAACACACACGGACATCAAGACATTTTTTATCTGGAAAGGGTGGTGGAAGAATAAATGGTACAAATGCTGTTAATGCttgttaaaatgtacagtacaggccaaaagtttggacacaccttcacattcattttgttttctttattttcatgaccatttacattggtagattcttactgaaggcatcaaaactatgaatgaacacatgtggagttatgtaattaacaaaaaaaggtgaaatacctgaaatTTATATATTCTATTCTACATATTCTAcacatattctagtttcttctctcgtcattctctcaatgagcttcaagaggtcgtcagctgaaatgcttttccaacagtcttgaaggagttcccagaggtgtttagcacttgttggcccctttgccttcactctgcggtccagctcaccccaaaccatctcgactgggttctggtccggtgactgtggaggtcaggtctccactttttgttaagtacataactccacatgtgttcattcatagttttgatgccttcagtgagaatctaccaatggtcatgaaaataaagaaaacagaagggaaggtgtgtccaaacgtttggcctgtactgtatgttcccATAATTTTGATTATGTCctcctggaaacactcagggttaagtgtcttgctcagagaaaCATTTTGaattagtgggatttgaagctgtGATTTagtggtcttcttgttcacaggtgagtgggttacacactaggctactacataaTGTTGAAGTTGAATGGTTCTGAATAAATGGAATTGGAAATGTTGACTATAATTAAACACATGGACATACGGAATACTAGTTTCTCTCCCATGCTCATCATACTAATCACTCATTACAACCAATACTGCTCAGATGAAGCTCAAGTACTTGGGTTGTGCTCCATCTTCTGCTGGGCTTCATCCAACATCTTCAGCATGCCCTCAGTGAGGTCTCTGTGCTTCCCGATCACAGTGTAGCCATTCCAGATGTACATCATCTCCTGAAAGCCAGGAtccaaaaatgtgagcatgttaaCACATGTTATTGCTatttaaaagacaaaacaacACCTGCAGGCCTTTAGTTTGGTTTTTCAagtgaaagggaaagtgaagtgatactgtagcacagcacaatgaaatgtgtcctctgcttttaaccgtcgcccttggtgagcagtgggcatgcatgacaggggagcagtgtgtggggacggtgctttcctcagtggcacctcaacgTTACcatggcggcttgggattcgaacacaCCAGTGCATATTGAATGGCTTCATGGATCATTATATTGAGTCAACTTGGTCAAAACGGACGTATTTTTAGAGCTACTGACCAGAGGTGGAGCCGGGAGTGGGACTGGCCTCTCTGCATTGTAGCGCCGTGCTTTCCGTATAGCAAACTTCTCTGTGGGCAAAGACTTCCCTGCAATTTTCTGCTTTAGTCCAGGAACTTGcctaaaaacattaaaaccagctTTAACATCATCAGCATTGTTTCGTTACAGTCAAAGCACAAAGAATGATCTCTTATTAAATCAACTGGCTGTAGTGGGAGCACAGTTACCTGAACAGTGTAATCTCATTCTCCCCAAATGTCTGACAGTCCTCCCTAGTCAACATGCTGAGGTAAGCAGCTTTCATGTATGCATACGTGGCCTGTCCAGGTGAAGGGAAAAATGTACCATTTtacagacagaaaagaaaatgacaaaggtTGATCTGCCAATAAAGAAGTGTGTAATACAAGTTTAAAGTTgacacaaaatcaaaaagtaaGTACATAAAGTGCCATTAAAAAGCGCCCCTGacagaaatatacattttgtaagTATATCCTGTTCTATGCTATCCTATCATATTGTCTTTTGACATAATTTCCCCTCTATATTCCTCTAATAAAACACAGAAGGCATGGCATCTTCCAAACACAAGGTGGTGCTATTACAGCTCTTCTGGCTGGGAATTGCATTAAAGATTAAGattaaaagactttttttgCCATTGCACATACATTGTCATACTTAGTACAATAGTACAACAGGATTGTGACCCTGTCCACCATCCAAAATGCCATCTCAAAAATTTAACACAGAAAggtaatacaataataattattctgtaCTACAAGAGTGAATGTGCAAAACAAGTTTGAATAAAAGATGCAGCATATTCATTCATTCGCCCCATTAGCAATAACTGTCCGAGTGCAGTTGTCTCACCTTGGACCAGGCGTTCTCCTTGCTCAGGAGGTCGGCATAGAAGTAGGCCATCTTCCAGTGCCGCTTGTAGGTGAAGCACCACATCAGCTCCCAGTAGCACATGTGGTGAAACTGCTTCCAGTGCTGCTGAACCTCGCAGCACTCCTCAAATCGCTTGATGGCCTGTACGGGAACAGACACTAGGGATGTGTCAGAAGCCCTCGGGAACATCAATGATGGACTGAAACATGTCCCTCAGAGCTACTCACAGCATCCAGGTTTCCTTTGATTTCCTCTATTCGACCAGCAAAGAATAGGAAAATGGAGCCCTGGaccaaaaaaggaaaacatgttTGATCATGTCTCCAGGCACTGACTCCATTTCATTCATGGTGGGCCACTGAACCGCACAGTCTGCCttaaaggaggaaaaaagtgCTGCGCAAGGTGTGTTTACACTTGCCTTAGGGTACTGCTTCAGATAGGGCTGGAGGAGCTTCTCTGCATCTTCCACATTACCTTCCCCAGTGCCTAAACCACAGCAGATGAGGCGTTACTATCACATGAGTGCAGAGATTCATTTTTGACCACAACCTATACACTATGATTAATACAATAAGTACATTGAACTTTGTTAAGACTGTGTGAGTGCATCTGTATCAACTTAGTGTGCTAATTGTCAGTGTCTACCAAGTGCACCAGTTGTGTAAATTTTGTCATATGTAATAGTTGTTTTATAATCTACGTGCACATTTTAACTGACATGCAGAAAGCTTTTATATGGAGAGAAATAACAGTCGCTTGATAATATCAAACATCTGCACCATCCTGCCCATTCAGCTACCCAGTCTGTTAAAGTCTATGTAGGACACGCCATGTTTCTATGTATTCTTTAGCCTCATAGAATAGCTCAGCTGTAACACTGAATTTGAGGCCTAAGTATTGCAGTGACTGATAATAAAATATGGCAAATGTTGTGCATTTCCTACTTGTACTGAAAACTGTtagaatagaaataaaaac
This window contains:
- the ttc39a gene encoding tetratricopeptide repeat protein 39A isoform X3 produces the protein MKMSGETETLSNGSEMSDLSLALEDCMAALDLFLRNEFEEALSRLRSRTKDSMYHALTYATILEMQAMMTFNPEDILAAGNTMKDAQAVCQRFRKKSTFNNKNYTEEELHAEVCYAECLLQRAALTFLQDENMISFIKGGIKVRNSYQTYKELHAILKSSGYVQGDNHGHFEGGVKLGVGAFNLMLSLLPTRILRLLEFVGFSGNKEFGLQLLQEGSAEHTFRSFLCNMLLLCYHTFMSFILGTGEGNVEDAEKLLQPYLKQYPKGSIFLFFAGRIEEIKGNLDAAIKRFEECCEVQQHWKQFHHMCYWELMWCFTYKRHWKMAYFYADLLSKENAWSKATYAYMKAAYLSMLTREDCQTFGENEITLFRQVPGLKQKIAGKSLPTEKFAIRKARRYNAERPVPLPAPPLEMMYIWNGYTVIGKHRDLTEGMLKMLDEAQQKMEHNPRTEFTIDDQCVVSLLKGLCLKHLGHQEEAEHYFTLVLCNEAQIKYDHYVVPNALLEHGLLCLEQGRTDEAIKLLEAAKQNYKNYSMESRTHFRIQAALHKAKVAMGENGEQHCSPSNL
- the ttc39a gene encoding tetratricopeptide repeat protein 39A isoform X2 produces the protein MSFISGLRRSLKRNDTQKLPVTHSEELDSVITDFKLQLPGDTDELKSTTALKVSEMSDLSLALEDCMAALDLFLRNEFEEALSRLRSRTKDSMYHALTYATILEMQAMMTFNPEDILAAGNTMKDAQAVCQRFRKKSTFNNKNYTEEELHAEVCYAECLLQRAALTFLQDENMISFIKGGIKVRNSYQTYKELHAILKSSGYVQGDNHGHFEGGVKLGVGAFNLMLSLLPTRILRLLEFVGFSGNKEFGLQLLQEGSAEHTFRSFLCNMLLLCYHTFMSFILGTGEGNVEDAEKLLQPYLKQYPKGSIFLFFAGRIEEIKGNLDAAIKRFEECCEVQQHWKQFHHMCYWELMWCFTYKRHWKMAYFYADLLSKENAWSKATYAYMKAAYLSMLTREDCQTFGENEITLFRQVPGLKQKIAGKSLPTEKFAIRKARRYNAERPVPLPAPPLEMMYIWNGYTVIGKHRDLTEGMLKMLDEAQQKMEHNPRTEFTIDDQCVVSLLKGLCLKHLGHQEEAEHYFTLVLCNEAQIKYDHYVVPNALLEHGLLCLEQGRTDEAIKLLEAAKQNYKNYSMESRTHFRIQAALHKAKVAMGENGEQHCSPSNL
- the ttc39a gene encoding tetratricopeptide repeat protein 39A isoform X1; translated protein: MSFISGLRRSLKRNDTQKDSLQVKQIPDSGSSPTRLPVTHSEELDSVITDFKLQLPGDTDELKSTTALKVSEMSDLSLALEDCMAALDLFLRNEFEEALSRLRSRTKDSMYHALTYATILEMQAMMTFNPEDILAAGNTMKDAQAVCQRFRKKSTFNNKNYTEEELHAEVCYAECLLQRAALTFLQDENMISFIKGGIKVRNSYQTYKELHAILKSSGYVQGDNHGHFEGGVKLGVGAFNLMLSLLPTRILRLLEFVGFSGNKEFGLQLLQEGSAEHTFRSFLCNMLLLCYHTFMSFILGTGEGNVEDAEKLLQPYLKQYPKGSIFLFFAGRIEEIKGNLDAAIKRFEECCEVQQHWKQFHHMCYWELMWCFTYKRHWKMAYFYADLLSKENAWSKATYAYMKAAYLSMLTREDCQTFGENEITLFRQVPGLKQKIAGKSLPTEKFAIRKARRYNAERPVPLPAPPLEMMYIWNGYTVIGKHRDLTEGMLKMLDEAQQKMEHNPRTEFTIDDQCVVSLLKGLCLKHLGHQEEAEHYFTLVLCNEAQIKYDHYVVPNALLEHGLLCLEQGRTDEAIKLLEAAKQNYKNYSMESRTHFRIQAALHKAKVAMGENGEQHCSPSNL